The nucleotide sequence TCGAAGTTTAATATTTTCCAGCAGTCTCTAGGTTTATTATTGGAGTTAGCAATAAAACCAGAGTAAGCCGACTTTTTAGCATTTTGTAACTGCCgattatattcatatttttgttgtttatatAGTTTGAAAATATCGGGATCCTTAGTGACATCTGCAATGTGTTTAATGAGAGAAAGATTAGATCTGTAAGACCTTAATTCGTCATTAAACCATTGCACGGGTGTTATTTTAGCAGTTTGTcgtactttttttaatggaaaaaactttaatattaagTTGTTATAAGTTTCAGTTAAAAAGAACATCAAGACATCGGGATCGTTATTGGTGTCATAGAAAAAGTCCATCTTTGTACTAGCTAGTGCATATTTAAGCTTCTGCAAACCAGAAGAAGTAATAGACCGTTGAAGTGATTGATTAGTGTCAACAACTTTAAGATCAGAATCAATAGATATAAATTGTGCTCGATGGTCAGAGAAACAAGGTTCAAATACGCCCACCCTGTAGATATTTTCAGAAAAGTTAGTCATAATGTTATCGATGCAACTACTGGATTGAGATGTGATTCTAGTATAATCGTTTATCGTTATTTCTAGACCAAAAGACATTAACAGATTTTGAATATCATAAGAAGAgtcagatttaattttaaaatttatattaaaatcccCAAGTATAATCAGTTTGTCTGCTTTGTTAAGTAAGAATGCTATAACATTCTCAAAATTCACCAAGAACAAGTCACAGTCACCATTACCTGATCTGTATACAGTTAAAACATTGGTTCTCATTGAAGGTATATAAATTGCACAAAACTCTGAAGTTTGCTCTACGGTATATTCATTTAGATTAAGAGAAGAGTACATAagattttcttttacataaattGCAACGCCACCTTGCTTCTTTTCAACCCTACAGAAAAAGTTAGCTAGTGAAAAGCCGgagatgttaattaattttagatTTTCTTCAGTTTGCCAGTGCTCTGAAAAACATATGACGTCATAGAACTTTTTATCCGCAAGAAAAGCATTGATCATATCGACTTTATTTGATATACACTGTAAATTGACATGAAACATGCTTACCGTGCCTTGTTGaattaggttattttgaaaatttgatgGAGGGTTAACGGTCGTTTCTTCATCCTTCATTTTATTTGAGTATGTGTTGGACGCTTCACAAAAAACCTGCTTACATAAGAGCCTACGGGCCATAGTTTTGGGTCCATCGCTAAACCAAAATGTTGTTCAAAAATTGAGACTTTAAAGGATGAATATATGTTGGGATGCTTAGCCGTTAAGGACGTACATATCACTTCTGGAAAGTGTTTTTCTAACATCTTCTTAAGATTATCTGCCGTTGTATGCTGGTTTACCCTAGTAACATGAAGATGACTAAATTTTGGGACACCACTGATTTCAGAGTTTTCATTATTGCCAATAACAATAGGTCCATTCCTTCTTTTATACCTAACAGTTTTCCATTCTTGCCCATTATTATTTGGAACTGGAACCGAATTTTTACTCTCAGACTCAGTATTTATCAAATTCTCATCGTTTGTTAAATTAATGATATCTGAACATTTTGCCTCCGTTTGTATTCTTAAAATATCAGctgataattgtttattattttcgattaaggaaacaacttgtttatttttattggtacTATTTTTAAATAGAGTTTTTGTTGGGGAACTCCTTTCTTTATCAACAACTAGACTTTCATTTACAGCAACATTTTTTGCGGGTGTAGTGTTTTCgttttttggatatattttactGCTAGACTGTTTCGGTCGTTCAAAATTTGGGTCTCTGTTTGAATGGTTGATTGAATTCGTATTTTGTTTTGTAGATGGCGACTGATCAGCTAtttgcatatatttaaataaatctagttgttccttcaataaatttatcgtaatttgttgatttgatattattgtttcattctgattaataattttctttaagTACCTTATTTCAGTTTGTCTCGGATCCTCATCGTCAGCCTCACTATCCAAGGTTTTGTTTGGTGGATCACTTAACCTCACACTCTCCTCACAGCATATAACTGTCTCATCATCGATATATTTGATCGATTTTAGTTGCTTCAGGCAGCCACTATGGGATAACGTTCCACAATTCGCACATAATAGACCACTTTGTGCAACTTTATAACACTTTTTACAACACTTAACTTCCGAGTCGTAAACACGACCGTTCTTCTGAGGCGCCATGTTTCTTTTTTgaatataacata is from Diabrotica virgifera virgifera chromosome 9, PGI_DIABVI_V3a and encodes:
- the LOC126891082 gene encoding uncharacterized protein LOC126891082, whose translation is MAPQKNGRVYDSEVKCCKKCYKVAQSGLLCANCGTLSHSGCLKQLKSIKYIDDETVICCEESVRLSDPPNKTLDSEADDEDPRQTEISDGPKTMARRLLCKQVFCEASNTYSNKMKDEETTVNPPSNFQNNLIQQGTVSMFHVNLQCISNKVDMINAFLADKKFYDVICFSEHWQTEENLKLINISGFSLANFFCRVEKKQGGVAIYVKENLMYSSLNLNEYTVEQTSEFCAIYIPSMRTNVLTVYRSGNGDCDLFLVNFENVIAFLLNKADKLIILGDFNINFKIKSDSSYDIQNLLMSFGLEITINDYTRITSQSSSCIDNIMTNFSENIYRVGVFEPCFSDHRAQFISIDSDLKVVDTNQSLQRSITSSGLQKLKYALASTKMDFFYDTNNDPDVLMFFLTETYNNLILKFFPLKKVRQTAKITPVQWFNDELRSYRSNLSLIKHIADVTKDPDIFKLYKQQKYEYNRQLQNAKKSAYSGFIANSNNKPRDCWKILNFERGNTRSSSVQPDLSPDEINQFFITIAENIITSLPTINNDILFSYRNYPSPSKSFCFRPVVEDEISQIIKSLNNSNCKDVHEINSKILKETYQIVLTPFTHLINLILSTGVFPEALKYSKQNKTTFVDSKYNRPTFAHISVTV